The proteins below come from a single Chrysoperla carnea chromosome 1, inChrCarn1.1, whole genome shotgun sequence genomic window:
- the LOC123291058 gene encoding glucosidase 2 subunit beta yields MIVLIEYNFIKFFIFFTVIITSQINTSEILRPRGVSISRASLYVPTSNNEFICFDGTLAIPFTAVNDDYCDCRDGSDEPGTSACSNGVFHCTNAGHKSLNIPSSRVNDGICDCCDGSDEYNTNKCVNTCIELGQSARIEAQKRVELYKAGNLKRLELIQHGKQIELDKKERYEQLKRNKLEAEQVKNEKETLKQQAEELETVVLEKYRTNEKELEENEARVEFDKLDSNQNGKIEIEELQTRTKFDVDRNGEVSIEEAKHVLDGNENGLEWQEFLEKSWPKIKPLAMLEDGLFKPPTEEPKEEEEAQQEHDEDEEEEEHNPDDDAENVEEKTSEEEEQKPRVEYDEETQNIINKANEARDEFNSAERAVRDIEIELNELNNYLEKDFGTENEFISLYGECFEFDDEREYIYKLCPFDKALQVSKLSGSETKLGVWSSWGANDSKYTQMFFNHGTSCWNGPQRTTRVFLQCGVENKLVMVTEPNRCEYEFNFITPAICVYDTQNESLNQNDEHDEL; encoded by the exons atgatagtattaattgaatataattttataaaatttttcatattttttactgtTATAATCACATCACAAATAAATACTTCAGAAATTTTACGTCCAAGAGGTGTTTCGATATCTCGTGCTTCGTTATACGTTCCAACTagtaataatgaatttatttgtttcgaTGGTACGTTAGCAATACCATTCACAGCTGTAAACGATGATTATTGTGATTGTCGTGATGGAAGTGATGAGCCTGGAACCTCAGCATGTTCAAATGGG GTTTTTCACTGCACAAATGCTGGACATAAGTCATTAAATATTCCGTCGTCTCGCGTGAATGACGGTATTTGTGATTGCTGTGACGGATCCGACGAATATAACACTAATAAATGTGTGAACACGTGTATTGAGTTGGGTCAATCTGCGCGTATTGAGGCACAAAAACGTGTTGAACTATACAAAGCGGGTAATTTAAAACGTTTAGAATTAATTCAACATGGAAAACAAATCGAATTAGATAAAAAAGAACGTTATGAACAATTAAAACGGAATAAATTAGAAGCGGAACAagtgaaaaacgaaaaagaaactttaaaacaacaagCAGAAGAATTAGAAACAGTTGTACTTGAAAAATATCGTACAAACGAAAAAGAATTAGAAGAAAATGAAGCGAGAGTAGAGTTTGATAAATTAGATTCAAATCAAAACGGTAAAATTGAGATTGAAGAATTACAAACACGTACTAAATTCGATGTTGATCGAAATGGAGAAGTCTCAATCGAGGAAGCTAAACATGTTTTAGATGGTAATGAAAATGGTCTTGAATGGcaagaatttttagaaaaatcatgGCCGAAAATTAAACCTCTGGCTATGCTCGAAGATGGTTTATTTAAACCACCCACAGAAGAACCTAAGGAAGAAGAGGAAGCACAACAAGAACATGATGAAGACGAGGAAGAAGAGGAACATAATCCTGACGATGATGCTGAAAACGTTGAAGAAAAAACTTCTGAAGAAGAGGAGCAAAAACCGAGAGTGGAATACGATGAAGAAACCcagaatataattaataaagcaAACGAAGCTCGGGACGAATTCAATAGTGCGGAACGTGCTGTGCGAGACATTGAAATCGaactaaatgaattaaataattacttagaaaaagattttggaacagaaaatgaatttatttcattatatggGGAATGTTTCGAATTTGACGATGAACGGGAATATATTTATAAGTTGTGTCCTTTCGATAAAGCTTTACAGGTTTCAAAACTCAGTGGTTCTGAAACTAAATTAGGTGTATGGTCAAGCTGGGGTGCAAACGATAGTAAATATACGcaaatgtttttcaatcatgGGACATCCTGTTGGAATGGCCCTCAACGTACCACTCGTGTGTTTTTACAGTGCggtgttgaaaataaattagtgATGGTCACTGAACCAAATCGTTGtgaatatgaatttaatttcattacacCCGCAATATGTGTTTATGATACTCAGAATGAATCCCTCAATCAGAATGATGAGCATGATGAACTTTAA
- the LOC123298945 gene encoding guanine nucleotide exchange factor for Rab-3A-like: MATQNPPICLNDGVIPDTVKKIDVPKTKIPYTNNLNKHKRAGSTGTTGDESYTTDSEDEEKEESSYEHVNIVCNGMFTYHDDENDLKKKGKSPLELSETTMDHHLKDKISWETLSSSESSSDSTKDFTEIGVDKNELINRLQEELRLAQNELKLRDEEIVRLTRIRTDVEAEIEDLTASLFQEAHTMVQQANISQASAENSLKESEMKVEVLSAEVAALKTLVLTSTPSCPNPHLHPQISPRNNKEEYGGVFTRKHQRSPSHFNLKYGREASPPDSPSKEIRAPSSLGVDQVDCKEGYEVDPNVHKEFLAWKQNPKVDKADPFISRIYNEDINLCLDFNNHELCEKLKTAIDSGNIFVEAVSDKTKVLFPKKCALLEVPRICNYRMKLGEQDTWHNISQICRNRIIAVCDFLNYLRYIERGLVKNSAHDVYWEMTRLRKEIVFARLGLPLSTNL; this comes from the exons ATGGCGACCCAAAATCCTCCAATATGTTTAAATGATGGTGTTATTCCTGATACTGTTAAGAAAATCGATGTGCCAAAAACCAAAATACCATAtacaaataacttaaacaagCATAAACGTGCAGGCTCAACGGGAACAACAGGAGATGAATCTTATACTACTGATTCAGAAGATGAGGAAAAAGAAGAATCATCGTATGAGCATGTAAACATTGTCTGTAATGGTATGTTTACATATCATGATGATGAGAATGATCTAAAGAAAAAAGGTAAAAGTCCATTGGAATTATCAGAAACGACAATGGATCATCATTTGAAAGATAAGATTTCTTGGGAAACCTTGTCTTCTTCAGAATCATCATCTGACAGTACAAAAGATTTTACTGAAATTGGTGttgataaaaatgaattgattaATCGATTACAGGAAGAATTACGCTTGGCGCAAAATGAATTAAAGTTGCGCGATGAAGAAATTGTACGTTTAACACGAATTCGTACCGATGTCGAAGCCGAAATTGAAGATTTAACGGCTAGTTTATTCCAg gaAGCTCATACAATGGTACAGCAGGCAAATATTAGTCAGGCATCAGCTGAAAATTCCTTAAAAGAGAGTGAAATGAAAGTAGAAGTTTTATCAGCAGAAGTAGCTGCATTAAAAACACTTGTCTTAACATCTACACCAAGTTGTCCCAATCCTCATTTACATCCACAAATTTCACCGCGTAATAATAAAGAAGAATACGGTGGAGTATTTACACGTAAACATCAACGTTCTCCgtcacattttaatttaaaatatggtcGTGAAGCGTCTCCACCTGATTCTCCGTCAAAAGAAATCCGCGCACCATCTAGTTTAGGCGTAGATCAAGTTGATTGTAAGGAAGGTTATGAG GTGGACCCAAATGTTCATAAAGAATTTTTAGCATGGAAACAAAATCCAAAAGTTGATAAAGCGGATCCATTTATATCACGGATTTACAACGAAGAcattaatttatgtttagattttaataatcaCGAACtatgtgaaaaattaaaaactgctATTGACTCAGGAAATATATTTGTTGAGGCGGTTAGTGATAAAACTAAAGTTTTATTTCCAAA AAAATGTGCATTATTAGAAGTACCTCGGATATGTAATTATCGTATGAAACTTGGTGAACAAGATACATGGCATAACATATCACAAATTTGTAGAAATAGG ATAATTGCTGtatgtgattttttaaattatcttcgtTATATTGAACGTGGTTTAGTTAAAAATTCCGCACATGATGTGTATTGGGAAATGACACGACTTCGAAAAGAAATAGTGTTCGCTCGTCTTGGCTTGCCATTATCAAcaaatttataa
- the LOC123298594 gene encoding probable arginine--tRNA ligase, cytoplasmic yields MTMNEELKDVTKSIENAEADVRILSKEISALNSIINHNLEGLEEVPEVKKLLTENMKLKHRLAVLKRAVDAEEIRSKERKLDTNRLPNIALILEDIFTLSIQKSFPDLENIPVLIAVSNNNPKFGDYQCNSSMAISQLYKAKDIKTSPRDIATKIVENTPQSPLIEKLEIAGPGFINIFLNRSFGVTCLTNILKNGLLPPEIDRKIRVMVDFPSPNIAKQMHVGHLRAAIIGESISRLLEYLGHDVYRVDHIGDWGTQFGMLVAHLQETFPDYLNVSPPIEDLQSFYKESKKRFDSDEEFKKRAYESVVKLQAYEPNCYKAWQLICDVSRKYNHQVYKRLGVRSEETGESFYQSRMEAIVKELEAAGYLEEDEGRKIMWGTDPRPTIPMTIVKSDGGFTYDTSDMAAIKYRLIERNMEWIIYTTDVGQATHFQVLKSCAQRAKIYDPEKHRIDHVGFGVVLGEDKKKFKTRSGETVRLSDLLDEGMKRSLDKLLEKGRDKELTPEELKAAQEAVAYGCIKYADLSHNRIHEYVFSFDKMLEDKGNTAVYLLYAYTRIKSIARNANLTPEQLKELSQKTSVSLAHEKEWKLGKVLLRFPEVLIKITKDLYLHHLCEYVYEIATTFTEFYDACYCIEKNTDGSIKIVHYDRILLSEITAQILAQSFYILGLTPVSRM; encoded by the exons ATGACCATGAATGAAGAATTAAAAGATGTTactaaatcaattgaaaatgcT GAAGCTGATGTAAGAATATTGTCCAAAGAAATATCTGCACtgaattcaataattaatcatAATCTAGAAGGACTTGAAGAAGTTCCAGAAGTTAAGAAATTATTAacagaaaatatgaaattaaaacataGATTAGCAGTATTAAAACGGGCTGTCGATGCTGAAGAAATTCGAAGCAAGGAACGTAAACTAGACACAAACCGATTACCAAATATTGCATTAATTTTGGAAGATATATTTAcattaagtatacaaaaaagcTTTCccgatttagaaaatatacCAGTACTTATTGctgtttcaaataataatccaaaatttGGAGATTACCAGTGTAATTCATCAATGGCTATTTCACAATTATATAAAGCAAAAGATATAAAAACTTCGCCACGTGATATAGccacaaaaattgtagaaaatacaCCACAAAGTCCCCtaatagaaaaattagaaatcgCCGGACCaggatttataaatatattcttaaatcGATCGTTTGGGGTTACATGtttaactaatattttaaagaatggtCTGTTGCCACCGGAAATCGACCGAAAAATTCGAGTAATGGTAGATTTTCCATCACCAAACATTGCTAAACAAATGCATGTTGGACATTTACGTGCAGCCATAATTGGTGAAAGTATATCACGCTTACTTGAATATTTAGGACATGATGTGTATCGTGTGGACCATATTGGGGATTGGGGTACACAATTTGGTATGTTAGTTGCACATTTGCAAGAAACTTTTCcagattatttaaatgtttcacCGCCTATCGAAGATttacaatcattttataaagaatCAAAAAAACGTTTTGATTCTGACGAAGAATTCAAAAAGCGAGCGTATGAAAGCGTGGTGAAATTGCAAGCATATGAACCAAATTGTTACAAAGCGTGGCAATTAATCTGTGATGTATCCCGAAAATATAATCATCAAGTGTATAAACGATTGGGTGTACGATCTGAAGAGACTGGAGAATCATTTTATCAATCTCGTATGGAAGCAATTGTTAAGGAATTGGAAGCCGCAGGATATTTGGAGGAAGATGAAGGACGGAAAATTATGTGGGGTACTGACCCAAGACCAACAATTCCTATGACAATTGTTAAATCCGATGGTGGATTTACATATGATACGTCAGATATGGCAGCGATTAAATATCGTTTAATCGAACGAAATATGGAATGGATTATCTATACTACAGATGTTGGACAGGCAACAcattttcaagtattaaaaagcTGTGCGCAACGTGCAAAAATCTATGATCCAGAAAAGCACCGAATAGATCATGTAGGTTTTGGTGTTGTACTTGGtgaggataaaaaaaaatttaaaacacgaTCGGGTGAAACAGTACGATTATCAGATTTATTAGACGAAGGTATGAAACGATCGTTggataaattattggaaaaaggACGTGATAAAGAACTAACGCCAGAAGAATTAAAAGCAGCGCAGGAAGCTGTTGCTTATGGTTGCATCAAATATGCCGATTTATCACATAATCGTATTCAtgaatatgttttttctttcgataaa atGTTGGAAGACAAAGGTAACACTGCTGTGTATTTGTTATACGCGTATACACGTATTAAATCCATAGCAAGAAATGCTAATTTAACACCAGaacaattaaaagaattatCACAAAAGACGTCAGTGTCGTTAGCCCATGAAAAAGAATGGAAATTAGGGAAAGTATTACTACGTTTCCCAGAGgtattaatcaaaattaccaAAGATTTATACTTACATCACTTGTGTGAATACGTCTACGAAATTGCAACGACATTTACGGAGTTCTACGATGCATGTTATTGTATTGAAAAGAATACCGATGGCAGTATTAAAATTGTACATTATGATCGAATATTATTGAGTGAAATTACTGCTCAGATATTAGCTCAGTCTTTTTATATACTAGGGTTAACACCAGTGTCTAGAATGTAA
- the LOC123297706 gene encoding lipase 3-like: protein MSAYITKLILRLFASGVLPAIHDIVHPPAPSNNTDIGLTVPELITKYGYPVETHSVVTEDGYILGVHRIPNGKIENNNYTAEKDNNINKPVVFLMIGLLCSSADWIIAGPGKALGYLLADTGYDVWMGNARGTTHSKKHIKYNPETDAEFWKYSWHEMGIYDLPAMIDYTLNYTNSKEIYYIGHSQGTTSFFVMCSERPEYNEKIKLMIALAPVAFMSNVKNPFLQVMSKYNPELRIMAKMFGINEFLPDTKFTTFIGRVICNEKSMTSGICTNVLFLIAGFDYKQLNQTILPAILSNVPAGASVRQLFHYAQGVKSGKFQQYDFNFIKNYKKYKQFSPPEYNLSRITAPISLIYSENDLLTAPKDVKILSTKLQNLVELNRVNQTSFNHLDFLWAINVVGLVYNHVFDLLQNY, encoded by the exons atgagtgcttatattacaaaattaattttacgatTATTTGCTAGTGGAGTGTTACCCGCAATACATGATATAGTTCATCCCCCCGCACCATCAAATAACACAGATATTGGTTTAACAGTG CcagaattaataacaaaatacggATATCCGGTAGAAACACATTCTGTAGTAACTGAAGATGGATATATTTTGGGCGTACATCGAATACCaaatggaaaaatcgaaaataataattataccgCAGAAAAggataataacattaataaacccgtagtatttttaatgattggattATTATGTAGCTCAGCTGATTGGATAATTGCCGGGCCAGGAAAAgcattaggatatttattagcAGATACAGGATACGATGTTTGGATGGGAAATGCACGAGGTACAACACATTCTAAGAAACATATTAAGTATAATCCAGAAACAGATGCAGAATTTTGGAAATATAG TTGGCACGAAATGGGTATATACGATTTACCAGCAATGATTGACTacactttaaattatacaaactccaaggaaatttattatattggaCATTCTCAAGGAACTACCTCGTTTTTTGTAATGTGTTCTGAACGACCCGAATAtaatgagaaaataaaattaatgattgcgTTGGCACCTGTTGCATTTatgtcaaatgtaaaaaatccatttttacaAGTTATGTCCAAATATAATCCAGAATTACGG ATTATGGCTAAAATGTTTGGAATCAATGAGTTTTTGCCAGatacaaaatttacaacttttattggACGTgttatttgtaatgaaaaatcGATGACAAGTGGAATATGTAcgaatgtattatttttgattgcTGGATTCgactataaacaattaaatcag ACAATATTACCAGCAATTTTATCAAATGTACCAGCGGGGGCATCCGTTCGACAACTGTTTCATTACGCTCAAGGCGTTAAATCAG GGAAATTCCAACagtatgattttaatttcataaaaaactataaaaaatataaacaattttcaccacccgaatataatttatcaagaaTCACAGCTCCGATATCACTAATATATTCAGAAAATGATTTACTAACTGCTCCAAAg gatgtaaaaattttgagtaccaagttacaaaatttAGTTGAACTAAACCGGGTAAATCAAACATCTTTTAATCATTTAGATTTTTTATGGGCCATAAACGTAGTTGGATTAGTTTATAATCATGTGTTCgatttattgcaaaattattaa